One stretch of Bacteroidota bacterium DNA includes these proteins:
- a CDS encoding M28 family peptidase — translation MKQMMLFLLSTLLVFSQSERHFAKIKQITFGGSNAEAYFSSDGKQLIYQATKDHFKCDQIFTMNIDGTNNTLVSTGDGRTTCGYFFPDGKILYASTHDDDDDCPPTPDRSKGYVWGVFNAYDIYSANADGSKPKKLAATKGYDAEATVSSDGKQVVFTSSRDGDLELYIMNSDGSNVRRLTNDKGYDGGAFFSPDGKMIVYRAHHPVDSVDIKEGENLLKEQLVKPTKMELFVINSDGTGKRQITNNGAANFAPYFTPDGNKIIFASNVNDPAGYDFDLFLIDVDGKHIEQVTFSKGFDGFPMFSPDGKKLVFVSSRNATSRHEFNIFIADWTEDPTISNLKKHIEFLTSDALEGRSTGEKGNDLAAEYIAEQFKNIGLLPSGDQGTYLQSFDVVKSLEVGANNSLASTIAKKKPTTYIVKSDFTPIGFSANASVSGKVVFVGYGMTVDSTYDDYKGIDVKDKIVIAMRYAPDGDNPHSKYTKQSSLRYKAMQAREKGAKALLLVTSTADDSTDGIMKLKYDNSFSDAGIPVLSVTRKVVNNWLKQNKLNIDSLRSKIVKTNSPASVEVKNLSIKLSTEIIQRKKKTQNVVGLLKINEANEYLVIGAHYDHLGYGGQGSGSLAPDKNEIHNGADDNASGTSTVIELARRLSEYKNVLKRNVLVMAYSGEEMGLLGSAYYTKHPSFPLVDAVTMMNFDMVGRLKENMLTVQGIGTSTNWESLTKKHNADSSFTLKYVKDGFGPSDHSSFYSQNIPVLFFFTGLHDDYHKPSDDADKINIQGMNDIVSYAAKLAVEIDTTSVRPDYIKTQSQEQSGGRQGFRIFVGTIPDYSEDANGMMLAGVRDNSPASKAGMQKGDVLIKFGKHEIKNVYDYTYALQEYKPGDIIEVTFVRNKTETITATMTLEKRN, via the coding sequence ATGAAACAAATGATGTTGTTCCTGCTCTCTACCTTGCTAGTATTTTCACAATCGGAAAGACATTTTGCAAAAATTAAACAGATCACTTTTGGCGGATCGAATGCAGAAGCGTATTTTTCCTCCGATGGGAAACAATTGATTTATCAAGCAACAAAAGATCATTTCAAATGCGATCAGATATTTACCATGAATATCGATGGAACAAATAACACACTTGTTAGCACCGGTGACGGTAGAACTACTTGCGGGTATTTCTTTCCTGATGGAAAAATTCTGTATGCGTCAACGCATGATGACGATGACGATTGCCCTCCTACTCCTGATCGTTCCAAAGGATATGTTTGGGGAGTGTTTAATGCATACGACATTTATAGTGCCAATGCCGATGGGTCAAAACCAAAAAAACTTGCCGCCACCAAAGGATACGATGCTGAAGCCACCGTCTCATCTGATGGAAAGCAAGTGGTATTTACATCTTCTCGAGATGGTGATTTAGAATTATATATAATGAATTCTGACGGTTCAAATGTCCGTCGCTTAACAAATGACAAAGGATATGATGGAGGCGCATTTTTCTCGCCGGATGGGAAAATGATTGTTTACCGTGCTCACCATCCTGTGGACTCGGTGGACATAAAGGAAGGCGAAAATCTTTTGAAGGAACAACTCGTAAAACCGACAAAGATGGAACTCTTTGTCATCAATTCAGACGGAACCGGAAAAAGGCAAATTACAAATAACGGTGCGGCTAATTTTGCTCCCTACTTTACTCCTGACGGTAATAAAATTATTTTTGCAAGCAATGTAAATGATCCTGCAGGGTATGATTTTGATCTTTTTCTTATCGACGTTGATGGAAAACATATAGAACAAGTAACATTTTCGAAAGGATTTGACGGATTTCCAATGTTCAGTCCCGATGGAAAAAAATTGGTCTTTGTATCCAGCAGAAATGCAACATCTCGCCATGAGTTCAACATTTTCATTGCAGATTGGACTGAGGATCCAACAATATCAAATTTGAAAAAGCATATTGAATTTTTAACTTCCGATGCGCTTGAAGGAAGAAGCACAGGTGAGAAAGGAAACGATCTTGCTGCAGAATATATTGCAGAGCAGTTTAAGAATATTGGACTTCTTCCTTCGGGTGATCAAGGAACATATCTCCAATCATTTGATGTAGTAAAATCGTTAGAAGTCGGTGCGAATAATTCTCTTGCCTCAACAATTGCAAAAAAGAAACCGACTACATACATCGTCAAATCTGATTTCACACCAATTGGATTTTCAGCAAATGCTTCTGTATCCGGTAAAGTGGTTTTTGTTGGTTATGGTATGACCGTTGACTCAACCTACGATGACTACAAAGGAATTGATGTCAAAGATAAAATAGTGATCGCTATGCGATATGCACCGGACGGCGATAACCCCCACTCAAAGTATACAAAACAATCTTCGCTGAGATATAAAGCAATGCAAGCACGTGAAAAGGGGGCAAAAGCATTGTTGCTGGTGACGAGTACTGCAGACGATTCAACGGATGGAATAATGAAATTGAAATATGATAATTCATTTAGCGATGCAGGAATTCCGGTATTGTCAGTCACACGAAAGGTTGTGAATAATTGGCTGAAACAGAATAAATTGAATATCGATTCATTACGAAGCAAAATTGTAAAAACAAACTCTCCTGCATCGGTTGAAGTAAAGAATTTATCTATTAAACTCTCAACCGAAATCATCCAACGAAAAAAGAAGACACAAAATGTTGTTGGTCTTTTAAAAATTAATGAAGCAAATGAATACCTTGTGATTGGTGCGCATTATGATCATCTCGGTTATGGCGGTCAAGGTTCAGGTTCCCTGGCCCCGGATAAAAATGAGATCCATAATGGCGCTGATGATAATGCATCCGGAACTTCGACGGTCATCGAACTTGCTCGTCGATTATCTGAATATAAAAATGTGTTAAAACGAAATGTTCTTGTGATGGCATATTCCGGCGAGGAAATGGGATTACTAGGCTCAGCGTATTACACAAAACATCCTAGCTTTCCTCTTGTGGATGCAGTTACCATGATGAACTTTGATATGGTTGGTAGACTAAAGGAAAATATGTTAACGGTTCAAGGGATCGGAACTTCGACGAATTGGGAATCGCTTACGAAAAAACATAATGCAGATTCATCCTTTACATTGAAATATGTAAAAGATGGTTTTGGACCAAGCGATCATTCATCATTTTATTCACAAAATATTCCTGTGCTTTTCTTCTTCACAGGACTTCATGACGATTACCACAAGCCTTCTGATGATGCAGACAAGATTAACATTCAAGGAATGAACGACATCGTTTCCTATGCTGCCAAACTTGCTGTTGAAATTGATACAACATCAGTTCGCCCGGACTATATAAAGACACAATCCCAGGAGCAAAGTGGCGGGCGGCAAGGATTCCGTATATTTGTAGGGACAATTCCTGATTACTCGGAAGATGCTAATGGCATGATGCTTGCAGGAGTTCGAGATAACAGTCCTGCCTCAAAAGCCGGAATGCAGAAAGGCGATGTGCTAATTAAGTTTGGAAAACATGAAATAAAAAATGTTTATGATTATACGTATGCCTTGCAGGAGTATAAGCCGGGTGATATTATTGAAGTGACGTTTGTCCGAAATAAAACTGAAACAATTACGGCTACAATGACTCTTGAAAAACGAAATTGA
- the cyoE gene encoding heme o synthase: MEKKSVSMTDSKKEERTLPQFLGDLWLLMKPELTLLSVFTSLCSAYLAIQKPDESQLLVFPLLALGTLLVGGGSGALNQFLEHEYDSRMKRTEKRPVPDERISPIEAFLFGSIASLAGAVVLFFVNWLTSFLALSTLVTYLFLYTPLKRISTLSTIIGAIPGALPTLIGWAAIQNSLSYQSLTLFAILFYWQMPHFYSIGWLYRNDYAKAGFRLLTSLDTKGKKVANHILLHQAILVFIGLSPAFVGLVSLEYVPIALAIGLAFLFFGWKFSRSVGSETSSSAARMLFFSSLFYLPIIFSAMIIFKIQ; encoded by the coding sequence ATGGAAAAAAAATCCGTTAGCATGACAGATAGCAAAAAGGAAGAACGCACACTTCCTCAATTTCTTGGAGACCTTTGGCTTCTTATGAAACCAGAGTTAACGTTGCTTTCAGTTTTTACCTCGCTCTGCTCTGCATATTTGGCGATCCAAAAACCGGATGAATCCCAATTATTGGTATTTCCTTTGCTTGCCTTAGGAACATTACTTGTGGGAGGCGGTTCAGGAGCATTAAACCAATTTTTAGAACATGAATACGATTCACGAATGAAACGGACCGAAAAAAGACCAGTTCCTGATGAAAGAATCTCTCCCATTGAGGCATTTCTATTTGGATCGATCGCCTCCTTAGCTGGAGCCGTTGTGCTGTTCTTTGTAAATTGGCTGACATCATTTTTGGCTCTGTCGACTCTTGTTACGTACCTATTTCTCTATACACCCCTCAAGCGAATCTCCACACTCTCAACAATTATTGGAGCAATACCTGGAGCCCTTCCGACATTAATTGGTTGGGCAGCTATCCAAAATTCACTTTCATATCAATCGTTAACTCTTTTTGCCATCTTATTTTACTGGCAGATGCCTCATTTTTATTCGATTGGATGGCTATATAGAAATGATTATGCAAAAGCAGGATTTCGGTTGTTAACAAGTCTAGATACCAAAGGGAAAAAAGTTGCAAACCATATTTTGCTACATCAGGCGATTCTTGTATTCATTGGTTTATCACCGGCATTTGTCGGACTTGTTTCGTTAGAATATGTACCCATTGCCCTGGCTATTGGATTGGCATTTTTGTTTTTCGGTTGGAAATTTTCCCGATCAGTAGGTTCGGAGACTTCAAGTTCTGCGGCTCGCATGCTATTCTTTTCATCATTATTCTATTTGCCGATCATCTTTTCTGCAATGATCATCTTTAAAATTCAGTAA
- a CDS encoding DUF420 domain-containing protein, producing the protein MKFEDLSTVNAILNFISFVFLVIGYRHIKAGRREQHKKFMIAAFITSGLFLISYLTYHAKVGSVPFQGEGWSRPFYFTILISHIVLAAVVPPMAIVTLYRGLKGKFDLHTKISKKTFVVWLYVSVTGVIVYLMLYQIF; encoded by the coding sequence ATGAAATTCGAAGATCTTTCAACTGTGAACGCCATCCTAAATTTCATCAGTTTTGTGTTTCTTGTTATTGGATACCGACATATTAAAGCGGGGAGAAGAGAGCAACATAAAAAATTTATGATTGCCGCTTTTATAACCTCCGGTCTTTTCTTAATTAGCTATCTTACGTATCATGCAAAGGTAGGATCTGTTCCATTTCAAGGGGAAGGATGGAGTCGTCCATTCTATTTCACCATTCTTATTTCGCATATCGTACTTGCTGCAGTTGTCCCGCCAATGGCCATTGTAACATTGTATCGTGGATTAAAAGGAAAGTTTGATCTTCACACAAAGATTTCGAAAAAAACATTCGTCGTCTGGTTGTATGTTTCCGTAACGGGGGTAATTGTTTATTTGATGTTATATCAAATATTCTAA
- a CDS encoding hemerythrin domain-containing protein — MASRDPIALLMKEHEEALTKLHQLKKNATDLKKKGYSEKSFKSLLKAVEYVDEEVRVHNKHEEDALFPVVERYVDGPTSVLREDHAKMARIYKKLNYSIKALKENHDDKTSREELCESAEEIVQLMVNHIHKENHILFPMIQRFCTKEEVREIAKKLI, encoded by the coding sequence ATGGCATCTCGCGATCCGATAGCGTTGTTGATGAAAGAACACGAAGAAGCTTTAACGAAACTGCATCAACTTAAAAAAAATGCAACCGATTTGAAGAAAAAAGGGTATTCTGAAAAATCGTTTAAATCGTTATTAAAAGCAGTTGAGTATGTAGACGAAGAAGTTCGTGTTCATAATAAACATGAGGAAGATGCATTGTTTCCTGTTGTAGAACGGTATGTTGATGGTCCCACTTCTGTACTTCGGGAAGACCATGCAAAGATGGCCAGGATCTATAAGAAACTTAATTACAGCATTAAAGCACTCAAAGAAAATCATGATGATAAAACATCAAGGGAAGAATTGTGTGAATCGGCAGAAGAGATCGTTCAATTGATGGTAAATCATATTCATAAAGAGAATCACATCCTATTTCCGATGATTCAACGGTTCTGCACAAAAGAAGAAGTTCGAGAGATTGCTAAAAAGCTGATTTAA
- a CDS encoding COX15/CtaA family protein codes for MYNKSLHRFSVLTAVSTFVLIFLGGLVTSTGSGLSVPDWPTTYGENMFTFPIDKWVGGIKYEHGHRLFASFVGFLTVILTVWVTIKEDRKWVKWLTYYALGAVIFQGILGGLTVLFLLPTPISIAHGMLAQTFFCAVSSIALFTSKWWKEEEQNIDFKRTQSMQTISYIAVAVVFLQLGFGALLRHTYSGLSIPDFPLAYGQVFPTLSQGSVEAYNQELIRDGIKWTGDKPVESYQIVVHLIHRYWAFIVAGVVSLLGYILQKSNALPNQLRRLGTLLLGSILIQFTLGILTVLSRKEFIITSLHVVIGALVLVTCVLISLKIARLRWLHK; via the coding sequence ATGTACAATAAATCTTTACATCGCTTTTCCGTATTGACCGCAGTCAGTACATTCGTTTTAATTTTTCTTGGCGGACTTGTTACCAGTACCGGTTCAGGACTTTCCGTTCCGGACTGGCCTACAACATACGGTGAAAACATGTTTACATTTCCAATTGACAAATGGGTTGGAGGAATTAAATATGAACATGGACACCGACTCTTTGCATCCTTTGTTGGTTTTCTTACAGTTATTCTCACCGTTTGGGTGACAATAAAGGAAGACCGTAAGTGGGTGAAATGGTTGACGTATTATGCACTTGGTGCAGTAATCTTTCAAGGAATTTTAGGAGGACTTACTGTTCTCTTTCTTCTTCCAACACCTATTTCTATTGCGCACGGAATGTTAGCTCAAACTTTTTTTTGTGCAGTATCATCAATCGCATTATTCACTTCAAAATGGTGGAAAGAAGAAGAGCAGAATATTGATTTTAAACGCACACAATCAATGCAAACAATTTCTTATATCGCAGTCGCTGTAGTTTTTTTGCAATTAGGTTTTGGTGCTTTGCTCAGGCATACGTATTCGGGTTTATCAATTCCTGACTTTCCTTTAGCATATGGACAAGTATTCCCAACATTATCCCAAGGATCAGTAGAGGCGTATAATCAGGAATTAATTAGAGATGGCATTAAATGGACAGGAGATAAACCAGTTGAGTCATATCAGATTGTTGTTCACTTGATTCACCGATATTGGGCATTTATTGTTGCTGGTGTTGTCAGTTTATTGGGATATATACTTCAGAAATCGAATGCACTTCCAAACCAACTTCGAAGATTAGGGACATTACTTTTGGGCAGTATTTTGATTCAATTTACGCTTGGTATCCTAACAGTTTTATCTCGAAAAGAATTTATCATTACATCATTGCATGTTGTTATTGGTGCACTTGTTCTTGTAACATGTGTTTTAATTTCATTAAAAATTGCCCGGTTACGCTGGCTACATAAATAG